A region of Panicum virgatum strain AP13 chromosome 8N, P.virgatum_v5, whole genome shotgun sequence DNA encodes the following proteins:
- the LOC120686239 gene encoding berberine bridge enzyme-like Cyn d 4, which produces MATSKNMARTLAIFFFCCCNVFFLSYAGSDEFLQCLSQTIPNELVYQQSSSSFVSVLQSSVQNPKYATNTTVRPLCIVTASGVPHVQAAVRCGRAHGVRLRVRSGGHDYEGLSYRSVRPEAFAVLDLSRLRAVDVRPAEAAAWVDAGATLGELYYAVGAADRRLAFPGGACPTVGVSGFLSGGGIGLMMRKYGIGADSVVDARVVNADGDLIASVASADQELLWAIRGGGGESFGVVVAWRLRLSRVEDTVTVVNLQRTLDEGAAALVAKWETLILQPYLPDLTIRVVVQDRHAFFQTLFLGRCSRLLRAMGAFFPELGMAPADCREMTWLRAMAFITLGAADAPAEGLLNRTNNLGTFVKNKSDYVRRAIGLAGWEGIFQQHLSQYGAGLMILEPHGGAVSAGVPDFATPYPHRQGVLYNVQYVVFWSGEANGTVAAAATGWLGGLYGHMEQFVTSNPREAYANYRDLEIGENAVGGDGVTTYESGRVWGEKYFMGNFRRLAAVKGRVDPGDYFRNEQSIPPLLQGF; this is translated from the coding sequence ATGGCTACGTCCAAGAACATGGCTCGGACActggccatcttcttcttctgctgttGCAacgtcttcttcctctcctacGCCGGCTCCGACGAGTTCCTCCAATGCCTCTCGCAGACGATACCGAACGAGCTCGTGTACCAGCAGAGCTCGAGCAGCTTCGTGTCCGTGCTGCAGTCCTCGGTCCAGAACCCCAAGTACGCGACCAACACCACGGTGCGGCCGCTGTGCATCGTCACGGCGTCCGGCGTCCCCCACGTCCAGGCCGCCGTGCGCTGCGGCCGCGCCCACGGCGTGCGCCTCCGCGTGCGCAGCGGCGGGCACGACTACGAGGGCCTGTCCTACCGCTCCGTCCGCCCCGAGGCGTTCGCGGTGCTCGACCTGTCCAGGCTCCGCGCGGTGGACGTCCGCccggccgaggccgccgcctggGTGGACGCCGGCGCCACGCTCGGCGAGCTCTACTACGCCGTCGGCGCAGCCGACCGCCGCCTCGCGTTCCCCGGCGGCGCGTGCCCCACGGTCGGCGTCAGCGGGTtcctcagcggcggcggcatcgggctGATGATGCGCAAGTACGGCATCGGCGCGGACAGCGTCGTCGACGCCCGCGTCGTCAACGCCGACGGCGACCTCATCGCCAGCGTCGCGTCCGCGGACCAGGAGCTCCTCTGGGcgatccgcggcggcggcggcgagagcttCGGCGTCGTCGTGGCGTGGCGGCTCCGGCTCTCGAGGGTGGAGGACACGGTGACGGTGGTCAACCTCCAGCGGACCCTCgacgagggcgccgccgcgctcgtcgcCAAGTGGGAGACGCTCATCCTCCAGCCGTACCTCCCGGACCTCACCATCCGGGTCGTCGTGCAGGACCGCCACGCCTTCTTCCAGACCCTCTTCCTCGGCCGGTGCTcgcgcctcctccgcgccaTGGGCGCCTTCTTCCCGGAGCTCGGCATGGCGCCGGCCGACTGCCGCGAGATGACCTGGCTGCGCGCCATGGCGTTCATCACGCTCGGTGCCGCCgacgcgcccgcggagggccTCCTCAACCGGACCAACAACCTGGGCACCTTCGTCAAGAACAAGTCCGACTACGTGCGCCGCGCCATCGGCCTGGCCGGCTGGGAGGGCATCTTCCAGCAGCACCTGTCCCAGTACGGCGCCGGGCTGATGATCCTGGAGCCCCACGGCGGCGCTGTCAGCGCCGGCGTGCCGGACTTCGCCACGCCGTACCCGCACCGGCAGGGCGTGCTGTACAACGTCCAGTACGTGGTGTTCTGGTCGGGCGAGGCCAACGgcaccgtggcggcggcggccaccgggtGGCTCGGCGGCCTGTACGGGCACATGGAGCAGTTCGTGACCAGCAACCCCAGGGAGGCGTACGCCAACTACCGGGACCTGGAGATCGGCGAGAATgcggtcggcggcgacggcgtcacGACGTACGAGAGCGGGCGGGTGTGGGGCGAGAAGTACTTCATGGGGAACTtccggcggctggcggcggtgaAGGGGAGGGTGGATCCTGGCGACTACTTCAGGAACGAGCAGAGCATCCCGCCGCTGCTACAAGGATTCTAG